From Schistocerca gregaria isolate iqSchGreg1 unplaced genomic scaffold, iqSchGreg1.2 ptg000994l, whole genome shotgun sequence, one genomic window encodes:
- the LOC126326536 gene encoding uncharacterized protein LOC126326536: MNLGQLLSGTDAVKAYQKGTQLIERQIQLTHNQKELSDLKRQLVSGLTSIAEIYMTDLCFEPDAEQLCELWTSKALNVDPNNWEALQTYGSLCISKQRKQDALDALKKCYQLIEQLDSNDAHWPSREAQTSLGKLLIEVEDHQTASRVFEVLIEEYESDPEMWYLAGYCYMHFDLDSASRCLEAAKSLLSTDADPDSYQSVTALLEEVNQKRANK; this comes from the exons ATGAACCTCGGACAACTCCTGTCCGGCACTGACGCCGTGAAGGCCTATCAGAAAGGCACACAACTCATCGAACGGCAAATCCAACTAACTCACAAC CAAAAAGAACTGTCCGACCTCAAACGGCAACTGGTCTCCGGACTAACTTCAATCGCGGAAATCTACATGACGGACCTCTG cttcgagccagacgccgaACAACTCTGCGAACTCTGGACCTCTAAAGCCCTAAACGTCGACCCCAACAACTGGGAAGCCCTCCAAACGTACGGATCACTCTGCATCTCCAAACAACGCAAACAAGACGCCCTCGACGCTCTGAAAAAATGCTACCAACTCATCGAGCAGCTCGACTCCAACGACGCCCACTGGCCAAGTCGCGAGGCACAAACCAGTCTGGGTAAACTCCTCATCGAAGTCGAAGACCATCAAACGGCCTCCCGCGTGTTTGAGGTACTCATAGAAGAATACGAATCTGACCCAGAAATGTGGTATCTAGCCGGATACTGCTACATGCATTTTGACCTCGACTCGGCCTCCAGATGCCTCGAGGCCGCAAAATCACTCCTGAGCACAGACGCAGACCCAGATTCGTACCAATCAGTCACCGCTCTCTTGGAAGAAGTCAACCAAAAACGCGCCAACAAGTAG
- the LOC126326534 gene encoding uncharacterized protein LOC126326534 — translation MIGSSIYTYYNFECALRAARMRHIRPQMYYGNKVILPPSVLERVAKIEASYPLTFEIRSEANDVRLHCGPIEWVAEEGRIYIPDGMMDNMGLVDGSLVVIRLTEIPRGEFVKFKPKTIEFLHEISNPRAVLEKELRVYAALTVGEVIYFRYNEQDFYLEVIEVRPTSHGAISIIEADIVVDFEPPDGYVSPDLARPAPQKWEYKAEDLHELEIADGDDEEESRGPTVFSGPGYCVSGRFEPSRNFLVQVTGKKESAPSPDKQSSKTVEDKKESPNSKFSPFCGQGFRLRD, via the exons ATG ATCGGTAGTAGTATCTATACTTACTATAACTTCGAGTGCGCCCTTCGGGCTGCTCGAATGAGGCACATTCGCCCCCAAATGTACTATGGAAATAAGG TtattttacccccttctgtgctcgAAAGGGTTG CAAAAATTGAGGCCAGCTACCCGCTGACATTCGAGATTCGAAGCGAAGCCAACGATGTCAGGTTACACTGTGGGCCTATTGAATGGGTTGCCGAAGAAGGGCGTATTTACATTCCGGATGGC atgatGGATAATATGGGTTTAGTTGATGGTTCTTTGGTGGTGATTAGGCTCACAGAAATTCCTCGAGGCGAGTTTGTCAAATTCAAACCTAAAACCATCGAATTTCTGCACGAAATTTCGAATCCTCGAGCGGTGTTAGAAAAGGAACTGCGTGTCTACGCCGCGCTCACCGTTGGCGAAGTTATTTACTTTCGGTACAACGAACAAGACTTTTATTTGGAGGTGATTGAGGTGAGGCCCACGTCTCACGGAGCTATTAGTATCATTGAGGCTGACATTGTGGTAGACTTTGAACCGCCAGATGGATATGTTAGTCCAGATCTGGCGAGACCTGCACCGCAGAAATGGGAGTACAAAGCCGAAGACCTCCACGAATTGGAAATTGCGGATGGCGACGACGAGGAAGAAAGCAGAGGTCCGACCGTTTTTTCTGGACCTGGTTACTGTGTGAGTGGCCGATTCGAGCCTTCTCGCAATTTCTTGGTGCAAGTGACGGGTAAAAAAGAATCTGCTCCTTCTCCAGACAAACAATCGAGCAAAACTGTAGAGGACAAGAAAGAATCCCCTAATTCTAAATTTTCTCCATTTTGTGGGCAAGGGTTTCGGCTACGAGACTGA
- the LOC126326566 gene encoding uncharacterized protein LOC126326566, translating to MEDSYDCVILGTGLTECILSGLLSVDKMNVLHMDRNDYYGGACASLNLEQAFSQFGEGKCEDLEKYGRSRDWNIDLVPKFIMTKGKMVSILLHCNVTCYLEFKSVDGSFVYEKKKIHKVPATETEALSSSLMGFFEKYRFKDFLLYCVNYDPSNPKTFNGKDLKKLTAKQLLTSHKLDKSTIDFVGHAMALYLDDSYLDEPALEFVERVKLYADSLSHAVCAFKGRSPYLYPAYGLGDLPQAFARLASIYGGTYMLSKPFDGLVLDENGRVAGVKSGGETARCKKVIADPSYFPDKVQKKKQIVRAICILDHPIPDTGDADSAQIIIPQKQVNRKSDIYINVISHAHHVASVGKYIAIISTTVETSNPKSEIDFAVKLLGPIMKIWYSVLDLYEPINDSEKDQVFISKSYDATPHFETVIDDVMRLYTLVTGRQLDLSKVIPREEVAD from the exons ATGGAGGATTCTTACGACTGTGTTATCTTGGGGACGGGGTTAACCGAGTGCATCCTTAGCGGTCTGTTGTCGGTAGACAAGATGAATGTGCTTCACATGG ACAGAAACGACTACTACGGCGGCGCGTGCGCATCTTTGAATTTGGAGCAGGCGTTCAGTCAGTTTGGAGAGGGGAAGTGTGAGGATCTGGAGAAGTACGGCAGGTCTCGCGATTGGAACATCGATTTGGTTCCAAAGTTCATTATGACCAAGG GAAAAATGGTTTCCATCTTGCTGCACTGCAACGTGACGTGTTATCTTGAATTTAAGAGCGTGGATGGAAGTTTTGTATATGAGAAGAAGAAGATACACAAGGTGCCCGCGACGGAGACGGAGGCGCTGTCGTCGAGCCTGATGGGTTTTTTCGAAAAGTACCGTTTCAAGGATTTTTTGTTATACTGCGTGAATTACGATCCGTCCAATCCGAAGACGTTTAATGGGAAGGACTTGAAGAAGTTGACGGCCAAGCAGCTTTTGACGTCGCACAAGTTGGACAAGTCGACCATCGATTTTGTTGGACATGCCATGGCGCTGTACCTCGACGATTCGTATTTGGACGAGCCGGCGCTGGAATTCGTGGAGCGTGTCAAGCTCTACGCGGATTCTCTTTCCCACGCGGTTTGCGCATTCAAGGGACGGTCGCCCTATTTGTACCCGGCATATGGGCTGGGGGACCTTCCGCAGGCGTTTGCTCGCCTGGCGTCCATTTATGGCGGGACGTACATGCTTTCTAAGCCGTTCGACGGTCTCGTTTTAGACGAAAATGGACGCGTGGCGGGTGTGAAGTCAGGCGGAGAAACCGCTCGGTGCAAGAAAGTCATCGCCGATCCGTCGTATTTTCCAGACAAagtccagaaaaaaaaacaaatagttCGCGCGATTTGTATTTTGGACCATCCCATTCCCGACACAGGAGATGCCGACAGCGCTCAGATCATCATTCCCCAAAAGCAAGTTAATCGAAAGTCAGACATTTATATCAACGTGATTTCCCATGCGCACCACGTCGCTTCTGTgggcaagtacatcgccattatatCGACGACGGTCGAGACATCTAATCCGAAGAGCGAAATAGATTTCGCTGTCAAGCTGCTCGGACCCATTATGAAAATCTGGTACAGCGTGCTGGATTTGTACGAACCGATCAACGACAGCGAAAAAGATCAAGTGTTCATTTCGAAGAGTTACGACGCCACACCGCACTTCGAAACGGTCATAGACGATGTCATGAGACTCTACACGCTGGTCACAGGCAGGCAGCTTGACTTGAGCAAGGTTATTCCGAGAGAAGAAGTCGCCGATTGA
- the LOC126326535 gene encoding histone deacetylase B-like, which produces MSCALFSGSKRHVCYYYSHDVANFHYGPNHPMKPHRLALTHSLILNYGLLPKMDVYKPRMATDEDFLQFHTKDYLDYLKKVTPEVNSDQFAEFSIHGDCPPFKSVYEFCQLYTGGSIEGAWRLNQRQNDVSINWSGGLHHARKSEGSGFCYVNDIVLGIIELLRYHPRVLYVDIDIHHGDGVQDAFYHTDRVMTVSFHKYAQGFFPGTGSLQEVGHKSGKYYSVNVPLRDGIDDKSYLGIFKPVISDVMEIYAPSAVVIQCGADSLRGDRIGNFNLSLAGHAECLRYVASYNLPMLVVGGGGYTIRNVARCWANETGVLLDVELPFELPENDYYAHYAPDYKLQTTGIESENLNTRNYLDNVLTSVRKNLRMIQCAPSVQMQVIPPSIYDFMSEGDEEQESEMGSR; this is translated from the exons ATGTCATGTGCCTTATTTAGCGGGAGCAAGCGACATGTCTGCTATTACTATAGCCATGACGTGGCGAACTTTCACTATGGGCCTAATCATCCCATGAAGCCCCATCGCCTTGCGTTGACGCATTCTCTGATTCTCAATTATGGGCTTCTTCCCAAGATGGATGTTTACAAGCCGCGCATGGCGACGGACGAGGATTTCTTACAGTTTCACACCAAGGATTACCTGGACTATTTGAAAAA GGTGACGCCGGAGGTGAACAGCGATCAGTTTGCGGAGTTTTCGATCCATGGCGACTGTCCGCCATTCAAGTCGGTGTATGAGTTTTGTCAGCTGTATACGGGAGGTTCTATCGAGGGCGCGTGGCGTTTGAATCAGAGACAGAACGACGTGTCCATTAATTGGTCTGGTGGTCTGCATCACGCTCGGAAGTCTGAGGGGTCTGGGTTTTGTTATGTAAATGATATTGTTTTAGGAATTATCGAGCTGCTGAGGTATCATCCTAGAGTGCTTTACGTGGACATTGACATTCACCATGGCGATGGAGTGCAGGACGCGTTTTATCACACGGATCGAGTCATGACCGTTTCGTTTCACAAGTACGCCCAGGGATTTTTTCCCGGGACTGGCAGTCTTCAGGAGGTTGGACATAAAAGTGGGAAGTATTATTCCGTGAACGTGCCGCTTCGAGACGGAATTGATGATAAGAGTTATTTGGGCATTTTCAAGCCCGTGATTAGCGACGTGATGGAGATTTACGCGCCTTCTGCGGTCGTTATTCAATGTGGGGCCGATTCGCTTCGTGGTGACCGAATTGGAAATTTTAACTTGAGTTTGGCGGGACATGCGGAGTGTTTGCGATATGTGGCGAGTTACAACTTGCCTATGCTTGTTGTGGGTGGAGGAGGTTACACAATTCGGAATGTGGCTCGCTGTTGGGCGAATGAGACGGGTGTGTTACTGGACGTCGAGCTGCCGTTTGAGCTGCCGGAGAATGACTATTACGCTCATTACGCACCAGATTACAAGTTGCAGACGACTGGAATCGAGAGCGAGAATTTGAATACGCGGAATTATTTAGACAACGTGTTGACTTCGGTGCGGAAAAACCTACGAATGATTCAGTGCGCGCCCAGCGTTCAGATGCAGGTGATTCCTCCTTCCATTTATGATTTTATGTCTGAAGGTGATGAAGAGCAAGAGAGCGAGATGGGTAGCAGGTGA
- the LOC126326554 gene encoding uncharacterized protein LOC126326554 produces MRLQSGAWEEKCWKFFSLDARSVLGYYSLSCSLQQGGHLFLDVDDLAKQVSQSLTRLEAISKEMERAMERELRLDERIEELNRTLHLLRPKGHFGCRVSLQFDEHQVRWEDRWVLTMWVTTSTESCLSKNWMLVVRVIQGGVNRVYSSSVSPFGSTESSDMAEGKGWMFRWVVYLQSHEPVEVACYLVYHVSEWYPNVSEGDSLNLNEPSGGFDGHVAYLYLGTQEFDLLDWIVCAKKGTSLGALQNGTCTLLPFRQQLCAILSEGVLDAANSGPPGDEYVGSDIRIGTPLVTDGSNLDADLSRIFGRRLDAWTKSNDSACNNASSNGSATDTRSFFLTSGFLQPLSIKIRQETLKLSVSSEELTTSISGRLRVSDVIDIPILALSMFSPRQVSSLLRAAVLQRIAQSYELGDQQLDFPALRLNPPAILSRQYFGEGIQALNATLEGVRVDMLGIGDRLDALFQIQSNPTHPSMVDISRISLELQDQIRAAYRTTRAHISDNLIW; encoded by the coding sequence ATGAGGTTGCAATCGGGTGCGTGGGAGGAGAAATGCTGGAAATTTTTCAGTTTGGATGCCAGATCCGTTCTAGGTTACTATTCGCTGAGCTGTTCCTTGCAGCAGGGTGGGCACTTGTTCTTGGACGTGGATGACTTGGCGAAGCAGGTGTCGCAGTCTCTGACGAGGCTGGAGGCGATTTCGAAGGAGATGGAGCGCGCAATGGAGCGAGAGTTGCGTTTGGACGAGAGGATAGAAGAACTGAACCGGACGCTGCACCTGCTGAGGCCGAAGGGCCACTTCGGGTGTCGGGTATCTCTCCAGTTCGACGAGCATCAGGTGAGATGGGAGGACAGATGGGTGCTGACCATGTGGGTGACGACGAGTACGGAGAGTTGCTTGAGTAAAAATTGGATGTTGGTGGTGCGAGTGATCCAAGGAGGGGTAAATCGTGTGTATTCCAGCAGCGTTTCACCCTTCGGATCAACTGAGAGCAGCGACATGGCCGAAGGAAAAGGCTGGATGTTCAGATGGGTCGTGTACCTTCAATCTCACGAGCCCGTTGAAGTGGCGTGCTACTTGGTGTATCACGTTTCTGAATGGTATCCCAACGTAAGTGAGGGAGACAGTCTGAACTTGAACGAGCCCTCCGGTGGTTTCGATGGCCACGTGGCTTATTTGTACCTTGGAACTCAAGAATTTGACCTGCTGGATTGGATTGTTTGCGCCAAGAAAGGAACTTCCTTGGGCGCGCTTCAGAACGGTACATGCACTCTCCTTCCGTTTCGCCAGCAGCTGTGCGCTATTCTTTCCGAAGGCGTGCTCGACGCGGCCAATTCGGGTCCTCCCGGAGACGAATACGTGGGGTCGGACATCAGGATCGGCACCCCTCTTGTCACGGACGGATCGAACTTGGATGCCGACCTGTCTCGAATCTTCGGGCGCAGGCTCGACGCCTGGACCAAGTCGAATGACTCCGCATGCAACAACGCCTCAAGCAATGGCTCGGCGACCGACACCAGATCCTTTTTTTTGACGAGTGGATTTCTCCAACCGCTTTCCATAAAAATAAGGCAAGAAACTCTAAAACTTTCGGTCTCTTCTGAAGAGCTGACAACGAGCATCAGCGGTCGCCTGCGCGTCTCCGATGTGATCGACATACCCATCTTGGCCCTCTCAATGTTCAGCCCTCGCCAGGTAAGCTCCCTCTTGAGGGCAGCGGTTCTACAGCGGATCGCGCAATCTTACGAGCTCGGTGACCAGCAGTTGGACTTTCCAGCCCTGCGCTTGAACCCTCCGGCCATTTTGTCCAGGCAGTACTTCGGAGAAGGAATTCAGGCACTCAACGCAACTCTGGAGGGCGTCAGGGTCGACATGCTGGGTATTGGTGACAGACTCGACGCGCTTTTCCAGATCCAGTCAAACCCAACGCATCCTTCCATGGTCGACATCTCCCGGATTTCCTTGGAGCTACAAGACCAAATCAGAGCCGCTTACCGTACGACCAGAGCCCACATTTCCGACAATTTGATTTGGTAG
- the LOC126326563 gene encoding uncharacterized protein LOC126326563, with translation MIPCYFLQFSKSRSRLAIANHISRLTTAKKANCLQLKLCRAFSTPLYMKAWTFHPHCDQEVMSSKVDTADPSTLDEAANDSLEQVPSGHKGSFYCLKLSEQVPVPMTLEAYNRHFGVKEFAELEVPNGSQAYHHHSYRETAEKDGLLLHKIQDDRCVDTKTLTPDNAAPQEPLDPTAFPRIPKSHILVKVIASSINALDLRMQQGYGRQFFSRLRENDGPIVPGRDFSGVVVGCGENVLEYKVGDLVMGASWPWSQNGCWAEYVVVSEFHVVKKPESLSHVEASALAFSGITAWHAIFSFAKQNKGRESQLIDCLSGSNGSSDAPQLKSDQEVSDTICSLICSAEQKKKKLAFVHGAAGAVGTIAVQLLKALGYCVLGSGKAAHKRYLEEELKVDLFIDLDGATDQKSHLPQEPEAIYAKSALSFPESCFDFVLDCIGGAETSELEAFENLAVTWLKKGGEFVTTNGRAISHFDNAFEKWSQQSPVESICHLLGQTLPKKNPSDFSNVQGGGQSSLLCFLSSVGSSAVSYIQRKYAVESMYEVGYQWAYFYPDASALRALTSLAAARAIFQPVSEVTEFAEVGRMVRRLLKKNVDRPPGKVVIFFS, from the coding sequence ATGATTCCTTGCTATTTTCTACAGTTTTCCAAGTCGCGTTCACGCCTTGCCATCGCGAACCACATTTCCCGCCTAACCACGGCTAAAAAAGCGAACTGCCTGCAGTTGAAGCTATGTAGAGCCTTTTCTACGCCTTTGTATATGAAGGCATGGACATTCCATCCCCATTGCGACCAAGAGGTGATGTCATCAAAAGTTGATACTGCGGACCCATCTACACTGGATGAGGCGGCAAATGACAGTCTAGAACAAGTGCCTTCAGGTCACAAAGGTTCTTTTTATTGCTTAAAATTAAGCGAGCAAGTCCCCGTGCCTATGACACTCGAAGCCTATAACAGACACTTCGGTGTGAAGGAATTCGCAGAACTCGAGGTACCGAACGGGTCTCAAGCATATCACCATCATAGCTACCGTGAAACAGCTGAAAAAGATGGGTTGTTGTTACACAAAATCCAAGATGATCGTTGCGTAGACACAAAAACTTTGACACCTGACAACGCAGCGCCGCAAGAGCCACTTGACCCGACGGCTTTTCCGCGGATCCCGAAGTCGCACATACTGGTAAAAGTCATCGCGAGCAGTATAAACGCGCTAGATCTGAGAATGCAACAGGGATATGGCCGTCAATTTTTCTCAAGGCTTCGAGAAAATGATGGCCCCATCGTCCCAGGCCGCGACTTCTCTGGAGTGGTTGTCGGGTGCGGTGAAAATGTCTTGGAGTATAAGGTAGGTGACCTTGTGATGGGCGCATCTTGGCCGTGGAGCCAAAATGGCTGCTGGGCAGAATATGTAGTGGTTTCTGAATTTCACGTTGTAAAAAAGCCTGAATCGTTGAGTCATGTTGAAGCATCTGCTTTGGCATTTTCTGGGATCACGGCATGGCACGCAATTTTTTCTTTTGCGAAGCAGAATAAAGGCAGAGAGTCCCAATTGATCGATTGCCTCTCTGGAAGCAACGGGTCTAGTGACGCGCCTCAACTGAAGAGCGATCAGGAGGTTTCTGACACGATTTGTTCGCTGATTTGTTCtgccgaacaaaaaaaaaaaaaattagcgttTGTGCATGGAGCTGCAGGAGCAGTTGGAACGATAGCCGTTCAATTGCTGAAGGCTTTGGGCTATTGCGTATTAGGGAGCGGGAAAGCGGCGCACAAAAGGTATTTGGAAGAGGAGCTAAAGGTGGACTTGTTTATAGACCTTGATGGCGCGACTGACCAAAAGAGCCATCTACCTCAAGAACCAGAGGCCATTTACGCCAAGAGCGCTCTAAGCTTTCCTGAATCCTGTTTCGATTTTGTTTTGGATTGCATTGGCGGCGCCGAAACGTCAGAACTCGAGGCGTTCGAAAATTTGGCCGTGACTTGGCTGAAGAAGGGTGGCGAATTCGTAACGACTAACGGACGAGCGATCAGCCACTTCGATAACGCGTTCGAAAAATGGAGCCAGCAATCGCCTGTCGAATCAATCTGTCATTTGCTCGGTCAGACCTTACCAAAGAAAAATCCATCTGACTTCTCGAATGTCCAGGGAGGCGGCCAGTCATCCCTGCTCTGCTTTTTGTCCAGCGTTGGCTCTAGCGCGGTAAGCTACATTCAAAGGAAATACGCTGTGGAATCGATGTACGAAGTGGGGTATCAGTGGGCTTATTTTTATCCAGACGCCAGCGCGCTCAGAGCTCTGACTTCTCTCGCGGCGGCAAGGGCGATCTTTCAGCCGGTTTCGGAGGTGACCGAATTCGCGGAGGTGGGTCGCATGGTTCGCAGATTGCTTAAAAAAAATGTTGACAGGCCACCTGGAAAAGTGGTCATCtttttttcataa